The proteins below come from a single Poecilia reticulata strain Guanapo linkage group LG5, Guppy_female_1.0+MT, whole genome shotgun sequence genomic window:
- the cav3 gene encoding caveolin-3 produces MADQYQYNTNEEKIVKDSHTKEIDLINRDPKQINEDVVKVEFEDVIAEPDGTHSLDGVWRLSYTTFTVSKYWCYRVLSAVFGIPVALLWGFLFACISFCHIWAVVPCIKSCLIESQCVSRIYSLCIQTFCDPFFEALGKIFSSVRVALRKEV; encoded by the exons ATGGCGGATCAGTACCAGTACAACACCAACGAGGAGAAGATTGTGAAGGACAGCCACACCAAGGAGATCGATCTGATTAACAGAGACCCCAAGCAAATCAATGAGGACGTGGTGAAG GTGGAGTTTGAGGACGTAATCGCAGAGCCCGATGGCACGCACAGCCTGGACGGAGTGTGGAGGCTCAGCTACACCACTTTCACCGTGTCCAAATACTGGTGCTACCGCGTCCTGTCTGCTGTCTTTGGCATCCCAGTCGCTCTGCTCTGGGGCTTCCTGTTTGCCTGCATCTCCTTCTGCCACATCTGGGCCGTGGTTCCCTGCATCAAGAGCTGTCTGATTGAGTCGCAGTGCGTCAGCCGCATTTACTCACTCTGCATCCAGACCTTCTGTGATCCTTTCTTTGAAGCTCTGGGCAAGATTTTCAGCAGCGTCCGCGTGGCACTGCGCAAAGAAGTCTAA